attaagttgaaaaaaaaaaaaaaaaaagaaagaaaatagaaaataattttagggCACTTGTATGTAAGAAAGATTGGTATACTTTAGGCGAAGCATTCATAAGTTGTCATACTTTCCTTTCAAGCGACGCGAGCCAACGGCTTCTCGAACACTCATTCTTTTTACGTTGGGGAACTACTGCGGTGGAACACTACTGCGGTGAAATCGTCAAATTGTTAAATGATGAATCATAAAAAGATGAAATGCCTACATGGTATTTATAATGTTGCCTACTAGCCGCATATGGTCGTGTTAAAATTTGAGAACTGTTTGAAAAGTCAACGGACAGTCAAACGAATAGATGTGTATGTACGAGTTATTCCCCGTTATAAAACAATAAGCGCAATTAAGCCACTTTTCTGTGCAATAACAATGAAAATCTAGAGaagttgtagaaaaaaaaaaaaatgcacgaCATCCTCAGGCGTGGCCTTGTGACATGGAATTTTCATCGAGTACCATCCATAAGCACCGTGCAGAGTTATCTAAATTATGTCGAGAGcacaaattttgaataatatctaTACATTCGTAGACCTTTCCAATCGCATTGGGACGCGTATGTcctttatttgcaattaacaaAGGGAATTAGAAaaggattaatatttaatgtatgcaTATCCCTGCGTGATGGTGGAAAATACTTGGGAAGCATTCACTTATAATGCATGCGAGGGAATGTacgaacgaaaaaaaaaaaaaaaaatgaatatacatGCGTATACGAATTCTATCATTGTTCCCAAGCGCAGCCAAGCATGAATGATTATCCACATAGCGGCAGCTTTATTACTTTTGTTTATCACCTTCGTGTATCACGTTGACGCATCGCAGAAGAGTTTCCACATGTATGCatacagtataaaatataattctaccaAGTTGGAAAGGTCTATCGAGAGCATTGTGTATATGCACCATCGAATGGCAAAGTCGAACATTAGCTCGAGGGAAGTGAGAGCCCTGCTGCTACTCCCAAGATTGCAAATGTTATGTGAGCCAGATTAGTGAGTACATTTTTCGCAAACTAACAATTAACGCGAAGTCATATAATAAAGGCAGCGAAAAGGCATTTAGGGATTCCTTGATATTTAGGGAAGGTCAAATTGTAATCTAGGCGAATCCAAATGGGAGTGGGTGTAGTAATCGCGATTGTCAATCGCGTGTGACTGTGACGGCCACGACCGGCTGGGACCATTTCAAGTGCTAAGCTTCATGCATGTAACAACCGAACGATGAAATGCAGATGGATTTATAGAGATATGTCGTTATAATCGCACATCGAGAATTATCCTGTTAATCGATCGGTCAATCGAGCAATTAGTTAGTCGTTTAGTCAATCGTTCGATCACTTGCTCAATCAATTCATCGATCAATCAGTCGGTTAGTCGATTAGCCCAGTTCGACGGTAGGACTTGTATGTATAGAAAGATAAatgatagagaaaaaaaaaaaataaatggtcGACGAAGGATAAAACGGTAGcatagaataaaatgtaagagAAAGAGGGCAGGAaacgaaacaaaaagaaaggaaTACATGGACGGAGCacaattgaatttgatttgGCAGGGTGGAGGTAGCGGTAGCGGCTCACAGAGGTATTCGTCGTACGGTGGTTCATCTGCATCGGCGCCCTATGACGATAATAAGGGATCGTCATCGTCCGCTGTATATGAGGACAAGAGACAGAGCGAACGCGCGTCGTCATACCACCGTTCTGAGGATCGTCATTCCGCCTCACGGAACTATGCACCTCCGCCGCCCCCTCGGATTAGCGAAATGGCACCACCGCCGACTCAGAGATACACCTCGAGTCGCGGAAGAATATCGCATCAGAGCTCAAATTACAGAGGTCGTATTTCGACCCGCGGCAGCAGCGGCAGAGGGGGTGCGTTTCACCGTGTGAGCTCTCGATCGGACGTCATCGTGGCTCGCAAGCGTGCCCTGCACTCGCTCGACTATCGTCGAAAGCTACTGGGTTCACGCTCGCGAGACTACATCCAGCGTATGCGCTTGACCACTACCAAATTGCGCAGGaggtaatttattaatacaatcaTTTACACCACAACCGTACGCAAATATCCTCGTTGCGTGTGTTTGCTTATTCTCCTTTGGTTTATGCAAACCAACTCTCAATCAATGACTTGATTGTCGCAACACGACGATAAAAAGTAGACGAAAGCAAACAAACATCTATGAATAAATGCCAAAGTAAAtcgattgataaaaaaaaaaaaaaaaaaaagtcaagaTACAAACGATTGCacgaaacaaatatttcgcTATCGAGAGAGAGCTTTTTGCAGGGTTCGAATAACGAAGAAATCGATGTTGATACGTATAGACGCAATGTGTATCATCaaaatgcaatgtaataaCTTTTGATACGAgaactaaaataattgtactttGTTCATCGTAAGGCATAATTctctttcaaatttatatacatagcGCAGCACAGttcattattcatataaaaatttttggtaCGACCGAATGTGCGAAGAAGTCAGAACgcgatgcaaaaaataaaaaaaataaaaaaaaaaaaaaagaacgaataGTAGACACTTTTAGCGTACAAACGCATTTCATATTTTGGGACATAAGACCGATACTAGATCGCGATATTTGCTACGTATCATCTATCAGCAAGCTTTGCTCGATGATACAACAAAAGACAGAGGAACCCAGAAGCGGAAGAAagggaaaataatataagtcaAAACAAAATTGCTGTGTCATTAGTAGCGGTACTACTAGGCTACCCGGAAGTAAAAAGGACTCGGGATCAGGAACCAGTGTGAAAGACAAGGATAGAGAGATGGCCAAAGTCATAAACGCCGAGTTctccgacgacgacgatgaggaGGATGATAATAAGAGCAATTGGGACGACGAGGAAAAGGTAATTCGCAACGTTGAGACGATCTTATCGTACGACATTGTTCTGCATGCTTCTTGAAtaactttgtaatatttgttcGATCGACGTGTCACGTAGCCGCACGAAGGCGACGAGGAGGAGGAActggaggaggaagagaaaaagaaggaggATAAACGCAAGAAGGAGAAACAGGACAGGGAACGGCAGCACACCGAGGATGAAGAGGAAAAGGATGAGGATATTAAAGAGGACGATGATCAGAAGCAGGAAGTGAGTTGTTTTACTATTATAGCACTAACACTACTAttatccttttctttttccacaCCTTTCATTGGATTCCTAGGAGGATGAGGACGACGAAGGCGACGACGAGGAGCGAGACGAGAACGAAAAAGCGGAGCGCGAGAGAACCGCGGGTTCCGAAGAACTGCCGAGCCGACGGGACGGCAGAAAGTTCATCAAATTGAAATGTCCGCATTGCGCCCATCACAGCGTGACGTTTAAGGAATATTCGCTCCATCTGTTCTCCGGCCGTCATAGCGCGGCCATGAAACGCATCGCGGCTCGACATAAGGCGACTCTCACGCGCATGAGAGTTGTTCAACGGCAAGAGCAGAGACGTATCGAGGCGCGCGATGCAGCACGCGGCACTCTACCCTCGCGCACCATGTTCTGTGCCATTTGCAAATTGAATTACCGTTCCTTGAAATCCGCTCATCAATTGTCAGAATCTCACCGTCAAATGAAACGATTCCTCACACCGTTCTGCCGTGTTTGTCGCATCCAATTCCGATCACCGATGTTTTTCGAGACGCATATGTGTTCTCTGGAGCACATCAAGGTAATCCTTACGTCTCGCTAATCAATGCAATTAACGTTATCAATTTCCTTtggaaaatgtataattaatatatatatatatatatatatatataattgacgtaaattaaaattgttataattaataattttttttcgcagaGGAAGAGTATATTGAGGGAAAGAATGAACGCGAATGGTAGCGGCGAAGCTGAAGCTGATTCTAGCGCAGCTGAAGAAGATGACAAGGAAGTTAATCTTGATAATTTCATGACCTTAGACTCCGTGGGTGACGTGGATGGTACGCAACTAATATTCCTAATTTGCTAGAGTATTTCATCATTCTTCGTTGAATCACGCGCATTTATCCTTAAACGCTTtacatttatgttatttatagaAGACGAAGAGTCTAATGataaaaagaaggaaaaggcTGAAGGTGAGAGCTCGAACGAGGAGAAGAAATCAAAGAGCAAACAGATGATAAAAGTCGGCGCGGAGTACATAAAGCGTGTCGAGGCACAATATTGCGAGTTGTGCAAAATATACTTAACTCGCAACGAAAGTACGGAAAAGGCAATTGCTGCGCATTGTTCCACCCGCAGCCATCTTAAACGGTAATACATTTAACATGAACGAATTGATACATTCGGCAGTATTTACAATTGCGCATGTG
Above is a genomic segment from Linepithema humile isolate Giens D197 chromosome 6, Lhum_UNIL_v1.0, whole genome shotgun sequence containing:
- the LOC105673215 gene encoding DNA ligase 1 isoform X1; translation: MSYGYNKYSSTMSSRGRGFSSRGGGSYRGRGGGGGNDWSSSSVGGNISRGGYSSSRGGRFKYSTTSYDSRSKYNSGGSERYSSRGGRGEHSNSYKRPRYFSQDSYSARDDHRSSSESTRKRIRSDSYQGGGSGSGSQRYSSYGGSSASAPYDDNKGSSSSAVYEDKRQSERASSYHRSEDRHSASRNYAPPPPPRISEMAPPPTQRYTSSRGRISHQSSNYRGRISTRGSSGRGGAFHRVSSRSDVIVARKRALHSLDYRRKLLGSRSRDYIQRMRLTTTKLRRSSGTTRLPGSKKDSGSGTSVKDKDREMAKVINAEFSDDDDEEDDNKSNWDDEEKPHEGDEEEELEEEEKKKEDKRKKEKQDRERQHTEDEEEKDEDIKEDDDQKQEEDEDDEGDDEERDENEKAERERTAGSEELPSRRDGRKFIKLKCPHCAHHSVTFKEYSLHLFSGRHSAAMKRIAARHKATLTRMRVVQRQEQRRIEARDAARGTLPSRTMFCAICKLNYRSLKSAHQLSESHRQMKRFLTPFCRVCRIQFRSPMFFETHMCSLEHIKRKSILRERMNANGSGEAEADSSAAEEDDKEVNLDNFMTLDSVGDVDEDEESNDKKKEKAEGESSNEEKKSKSKQMIKVGAEYIKRVEAQYCELCKIYLTRNESTEKAIAAHCSTRSHLKRYVRDNDDKALRRQAERIHLQSSSSSTSVNPTSATASNTLEVAKTSPVNSEPQVSANITSVVTLDNNGVCDVEYIKIEEEKSSNVESEKNLKDGKSNQGDEDDDDDYRAHGGDKRTWDDVDKDLGDILRESEAGASKSSDDEDSRYDRFRNSDKKQPGKEKENEKNEILDDKSGNKIKDAKIKIEKIDI
- the LOC105673215 gene encoding DNA ligase 1 isoform X5 — encoded protein: MSYGYNKYSSTMSSRGRGFSSRGGGSYRGRGGGGGNDWSSSSVGGNISRGGYSSSRGGRFKYSTTSYDSRSKYNSGGSERYSSRGGRGEHSNSYKRPRYFSQDSYSARDDHRSSSESTRKRIRSDSYQGGGSGSGSQRYSSYGGSSASAPYDDNKGSSSSAVYEDKRQSERASSYHRSEDRHSASRNYAPPPPPRISEMAPPPTQRYTSSRGRISHQSSNYRGRISTRGSSGRGGAFHRVSSRSDVIVARKRALHSLDYRRKLLGSRSRDYIQRMRLTTTKLRRSSGTTRLPGSKKDSGSGTSVKDKDREMAKVINAEFSDDDDEEDDNKSNWDDEEKPHEGDEEEELEEEEKKKEDKRKKEKQDRERQHTEDEEEKDEDIKEDDDQKQERKSILRERMNANGSGEAEADSSAAEEDDKEVNLDNFMTLDSVGDVDEDEESNDKKKEKAEGESSNEEKKSKSKQMIKVGAEYIKRVEAQYCELCKIYLTRNESTEKAIAAHCSTRSHLKRYVRDNDDKALRRQAERIHLQSSSSSTSVNPTSATASNTLEVAKTSPVNSEPQVSANITSVVTLDNNGVCDVEYIKIEEEKSSNVESEKNLKDGKSNQGDEDDDDDYRAHGGDKRTWDDVDKDLGDILRESEAGASKSSDDEDSRYDRFRNSDKKQPGKEKENEKNEILDDKSGNKIKDAKIKIEKIDI
- the LOC105673215 gene encoding DNA ligase 1 isoform X3 codes for the protein MSYGYNKYSSTMSSRGRGFSSRGGGSYRGRGGGGGNDWSSSSVGGNISRGGYSSSRGGRFKYSTTSYDSRSKYNSGGSERYSSRGGRGEHSNSYKRPRDSYSARDDHRSSSESTRKRIRSDSYQGGGSGSGSQRYSSYGGSSASAPYDDNKGSSSSAVYEDKRQSERASSYHRSEDRHSASRNYAPPPPPRISEMAPPPTQRYTSSRGRISHQSSNYRGRISTRGSSGRGGAFHRVSSRSDVIVARKRALHSLDYRRKLLGSRSRDYIQRMRLTTTKLRRSSGTTRLPGSKKDSGSGTSVKDKDREMAKVINAEFSDDDDEEDDNKSNWDDEEKPHEGDEEEELEEEEKKKEDKRKKEKQDRERQHTEDEEEKDEDIKEDDDQKQEEDEDDEGDDEERDENEKAERERTAGSEELPSRRDGRKFIKLKCPHCAHHSVTFKEYSLHLFSGRHSAAMKRIAARHKATLTRMRVVQRQEQRRIEARDAARGTLPSRTMFCAICKLNYRSLKSAHQLSESHRQMKRFLTPFCRVCRIQFRSPMFFETHMCSLEHIKRKSILRERMNANGSGEAEADSSAAEEDDKEVNLDNFMTLDSVGDVDEDEESNDKKKEKAEGESSNEEKKSKSKQMIKVGAEYIKRVEAQYCELCKIYLTRNESTEKAIAAHCSTRSHLKRYVRDNDDKALRRQAERIHLQSSSSSTSVNPTSATASNTLEVAKTSPVNSEPQVSANITSVVTLDNNGVCDVEYIKIEEEKSSNVESEKNLKDGKSNQGDEDDDDDYRAHGGDKRTWDDVDKDLGDILRESEAGASKSSDDEDSRYDRFRNSDKKQPGKEKENEKNEILDDKSGNKIKDAKIKIEKIDI
- the LOC105673215 gene encoding DNA ligase 1 isoform X4 — its product is MSYGYNKYSSTMSSRGRGFSSRGGGSYRGRGGGGGNDWSSSSVGGNISRGGYSSSRGGRFKYSTTSYDSRSKYNSGGSERYSSRGGRGEHSNSYKRPRYFSQDSYSARDDHRSSSESTRKRIRSDSYQGGGSGSGSQRYSSYGGSSASAPYDDNKGSSSSAVYEDKRQSERASSYHRSEDRHSASRNYAPPPPPRISEMAPPPTQRYTSSRGRISHQSSNYRGRISTRGSSGRGGAFHRVSSRSDVIVARKRALHSLDYRRKLLGSRSRDYIQRMRLTTTKLRRSSGTTRLPGSKKDSGSGTSVKDKDREMAKVINAEFSDDDDEEDDNKSNWDDEEKPHEGDEEEELEEEEKKKEDKRKKEKQDRERQHTEDEEEKDEDIKEDDDQKQEEDEDDEGDDEERDENEKAERERTAGSEELPSRRDGRKFIKLKCPHCAHHSVTFKEYSLHLFSGRHSAAMKRIAARHKATLTRMRVVQRQEQRRIEARDAARGTLPSRTMFCAICKLNYRSLKSAHQLSESHRQMKRFLTPFCRVCRIQFRSPMFFETHMCSLEHIKRKSILRERMNANGSGEAEADSSAAEEDDKEVNLDNFMTLDSVGDVDEDEESNDKKKEKAEGESSNEEKKSKSKQMIKVGAEYIKRVEAQYCELCKIYLTRNESTEKAIAAHCSTRSHLKRYVRDNDDKALRRQAERIHLQSSSSSTSVNPTSATASNTLEVAKTSPVNSEPQVSANITSVVTLDNNGVCDVEYIKIEEEKSSNVESEKNLKDGKSNQGDEDDDDDYRAHGGDKRTWDDVDKDLGDILRESEAGASKSSDDEDSRYDRFRNSDKKQPGKEKENEKNEILDDKSVISVEEDVCV
- the LOC105673215 gene encoding DNA ligase 1 isoform X2, whose amino-acid sequence is MSYGYNKYSSTMSSRGRGFSSRGGGSYRGRGGGGGNDWSSSSVGGNISRGGYSSSRGGRFKYSTTSYDSRSKYNSGGSERYSSRGGRGEHSNSYKRPRYFSQDSYSARDDHRSSSESTRKRIRSDSYQGGGSGSGSQRYSSYGGSSASAPYDDNKGSSSSAVYEDKRQSERASSYHRSEDRHSASRNYAPPPPPRISEMAPPPTQRYTSSRGRISHQSSNYRGRISTRGSSGRGGAFHRVSSRSDVIVARKRALHSLDYRRKLLGSRSRDYIQRMRLTTTKLRRSGTTRLPGSKKDSGSGTSVKDKDREMAKVINAEFSDDDDEEDDNKSNWDDEEKPHEGDEEEELEEEEKKKEDKRKKEKQDRERQHTEDEEEKDEDIKEDDDQKQEEDEDDEGDDEERDENEKAERERTAGSEELPSRRDGRKFIKLKCPHCAHHSVTFKEYSLHLFSGRHSAAMKRIAARHKATLTRMRVVQRQEQRRIEARDAARGTLPSRTMFCAICKLNYRSLKSAHQLSESHRQMKRFLTPFCRVCRIQFRSPMFFETHMCSLEHIKRKSILRERMNANGSGEAEADSSAAEEDDKEVNLDNFMTLDSVGDVDEDEESNDKKKEKAEGESSNEEKKSKSKQMIKVGAEYIKRVEAQYCELCKIYLTRNESTEKAIAAHCSTRSHLKRYVRDNDDKALRRQAERIHLQSSSSSTSVNPTSATASNTLEVAKTSPVNSEPQVSANITSVVTLDNNGVCDVEYIKIEEEKSSNVESEKNLKDGKSNQGDEDDDDDYRAHGGDKRTWDDVDKDLGDILRESEAGASKSSDDEDSRYDRFRNSDKKQPGKEKENEKNEILDDKSGNKIKDAKIKIEKIDI